Proteins found in one Cetobacterium somerae genomic segment:
- the cbiT gene encoding precorrin-6Y C5,15-methyltransferase (decarboxylating) subunit CbiT — translation MGHIYDKEFVQKELPMTKQEIRAISIAKLQLQDDSILVDVGAGTGSIGIEAATYLRNGNVFAIEKEEKGIETLKENINRFKLDNIEVIVGRAPEAIPTIQYDRMFIGGSTGSMRNILEHFLKYSKDNSRVVINAITLETLADATKLLKDLNFKNIEVVNVVVSRGKSIGPYTMMYGENPIYIITADKEETK, via the coding sequence ATGGGACATATTTATGATAAAGAGTTCGTTCAAAAAGAACTACCTATGACAAAACAAGAGATTAGAGCAATTTCTATAGCGAAATTACAATTGCAAGATGATTCTATTTTAGTAGATGTTGGTGCCGGAACTGGAAGTATAGGAATAGAAGCTGCAACATATTTAAGAAATGGAAATGTTTTTGCTATTGAAAAGGAAGAAAAAGGTATAGAGACCTTAAAAGAAAATATAAATAGATTTAAATTAGATAATATAGAAGTAATTGTGGGAAGAGCTCCTGAAGCAATACCGACTATTCAATATGATAGGATGTTTATAGGTGGATCGACAGGTTCAATGAGAAATATACTTGAACATTTTCTTAAGTATTCAAAAGACAATTCTAGAGTAGTCATAAATGCGATAACTTTAGAAACTTTAGCAGATGCTACAAAGCTTTTAAAAGATTTAAATTTTAAAAATATAGAAGTTGTAAATGTTGTTGTATCTAGAGGAAAGAGTATAGGTCCGTACACAATGATGTATGGAGAAAATCCAATATATATAATAACAGCAGATAAGGAGGAAACAAAGTAA
- the cbiB gene encoding adenosylcobinamide-phosphate synthase CbiB produces MSIILKIWIAYLLDLILGDPYWFPHPVRFIGKYITFIENKIYSLKNKKVWGGVLAFIVILSTVVLSYYIARISEFLEIFFLYTTLATKSLGAEGIKVYKILKSGDLQKAQKELSYLVSRDTGEMDEVQVVRSTMETIAENSVDGIIAPMFYAFLGSFILIDGVSMALPLAMGYKAVNTLDSMVGYKNDKYIDFGMVSAKVDDFFNFIPARLSGLIIIPIATFLLGMGIKKPLKIFFRDRKNHSSPNSGHPEAVFAGAIGVQFGGKTKYFGKYFEKPTIGDKLKEFQCEDIKKCYKIMFMTSFVGIVLFTAFIKLV; encoded by the coding sequence ATGAGCATCATTTTAAAAATATGGATAGCTTATTTGTTAGATTTAATTTTAGGGGATCCATATTGGTTTCCACATCCAGTTAGATTTATAGGAAAATATATAACGTTTATTGAAAATAAGATTTATTCATTAAAAAATAAAAAAGTATGGGGAGGAGTATTAGCTTTTATAGTAATACTTTCAACAGTAGTGTTGTCATATTATATAGCTAGAATATCTGAATTTTTAGAAATTTTCTTTCTATACACAACTTTGGCAACGAAAAGTTTAGGTGCTGAAGGGATTAAAGTTTATAAAATTTTAAAAAGTGGAGATTTACAAAAAGCACAAAAAGAGCTTTCTTATTTAGTTAGTAGAGATACAGGTGAGATGGATGAAGTACAAGTTGTAAGAAGTACAATGGAGACTATAGCCGAAAATAGTGTTGATGGAATTATAGCACCTATGTTTTATGCATTTTTAGGAAGCTTTATATTAATTGATGGAGTTTCAATGGCATTGCCTTTAGCAATGGGATATAAAGCAGTAAATACTCTTGATTCAATGGTTGGATATAAAAATGATAAATATATAGATTTTGGGATGGTTTCAGCAAAAGTAGATGATTTCTTTAATTTTATTCCAGCGAGATTATCTGGTCTAATAATAATTCCAATTGCAACATTTTTATTAGGAATGGGAATAAAAAAGCCATTAAAAATATTTTTTAGAGATAGAAAAAATCATTCAAGTCCAAATTCAGGGCATCCAGAGGCAGTTTTTGCAGGAGCTATAGGGGTTCAATTTGGTGGTAAAACAAAATATTTTGGAAAATATTTTGAAAAACCTACAATAGGAGATAAATTAAAAGAGTTTCAATGTGAAGATATAAAAAAATGTTATAAGATAATGTTTATGACATCTTTTGTAGGAATAGTTTTGTTTACAGCATTTATTAAACTAGTATAA
- the cobI gene encoding precorrin-2 C(20)-methyltransferase, with protein sequence MSTAKFYGIGVGVGDPEMLTLKAIRAFKELDVVVLPEAKKAEGSTAYEIAREYLKEGAETLFVEFPMLKSVEARKEFRKRNADMIVEHLKAGKKVGFLTIGDPMTYSTYVYILEYLDGMIPVETIPGISSFSDMSSRFNLPLVMGEESLKVVSLNGETDIIGEINSADNIVFMKVSRNFDKLRAGLEATGNLENIIMVSNCGKETQEINFDLTKMEEEDIPYFTTLILKKGGINQWKKFIS encoded by the coding sequence ATGTCAACAGCAAAGTTTTATGGAATAGGAGTGGGAGTAGGAGATCCTGAAATGTTAACGCTAAAGGCTATAAGAGCTTTTAAAGAGCTAGATGTAGTAGTTTTACCAGAGGCTAAAAAAGCTGAGGGAAGTACAGCATACGAAATAGCTAGAGAGTATTTAAAAGAGGGAGCAGAAACTTTGTTTGTTGAGTTTCCAATGTTAAAAAGTGTAGAAGCTAGAAAAGAATTTAGAAAAAGAAATGCAGATATGATAGTTGAGCATCTAAAAGCAGGAAAAAAAGTTGGATTTTTAACAATTGGAGATCCAATGACATATAGTACATATGTTTATATTCTTGAGTACTTAGATGGGATGATACCTGTAGAAACAATTCCTGGAATATCATCATTTTCAGATATGTCTTCGAGATTTAACCTACCTTTAGTTATGGGAGAAGAATCTTTGAAAGTTGTATCACTAAATGGAGAAACTGATATTATCGGTGAAATTAACTCAGCAGATAATATCGTATTTATGAAAGTATCTAGAAATTTTGACAAACTTAGAGCTGGACTAGAAGCTACAGGAAATCTAGAAAATATAATAATGGTTTCAAACTGTGGAAAAGAAACACAGGAGATAAATTTTGATTTAACAAAAATGGAAGAGGAAGATATTCCTTACTTTACAACATTAATACTAAAAAAAGGTGGTATCAATCAATGGAAAAAGTTTATTTCATAG
- the cbiE gene encoding precorrin-6y C5,15-methyltransferase (decarboxylating) subunit CbiE, protein MSKEISVVGLGPGNLDYMTKAGIDKIKNSEVVIGGERQLEEIDSLLNNQYIYIMKKLDEMKEFVLRNLDKNIVFIVSGDTGYYSLLTYLKKSFSEQKFNVIPGISSFQYLFSRIEMTWEHYQLCSVHGRENDYVEIFKNSKSGVVLLTDEKNNPIEISKTLVKNNILNAEIIIGERLSYKDEVITRFLVCDYKKYNKKYEMNVTIIRKV, encoded by the coding sequence GTGAGTAAAGAGATATCGGTGGTGGGACTTGGACCAGGAAATCTAGATTATATGACAAAGGCAGGAATAGATAAAATAAAAAATTCTGAAGTTGTTATAGGTGGAGAGAGGCAGTTAGAAGAGATTGACTCCCTTTTAAATAATCAATATATCTATATTATGAAAAAATTAGATGAAATGAAGGAGTTTGTTTTAAGAAATCTAGATAAAAATATAGTCTTTATTGTTTCGGGAGATACAGGTTATTATAGTTTACTTACATATTTAAAAAAGAGTTTTTCTGAACAAAAGTTTAATGTTATTCCAGGAATATCTTCTTTTCAGTATCTATTTTCTAGGATAGAGATGACTTGGGAACATTATCAACTTTGTAGTGTTCATGGAAGAGAAAATGATTATGTAGAAATATTTAAAAATAGTAAAAGCGGAGTAGTACTTCTAACTGATGAAAAAAATAATCCAATTGAAATAAGTAAAACACTTGTTAAAAATAATATTTTAAATGCTGAAATAATTATTGGAGAGAGACTTTCGTATAAAGATGAAGTTATTACAAGGTTTTTAGTATGTGATTATAAAAAGTATAATAAAAAATATGAAATGAATGTAACAATTATAAGAAAGGTTTGA
- a CDS encoding cobyric acid synthase encodes MKHKNIMVVGTSSGAGKSITVTGLCRAFFKDGYTVSPFKSQNMALNSYITKDGHEMGRAQALQAMACEIEAHYTMNPILLKPTGDRRIQVIVNGKSIGNMGGLEYGDYKSKLKKDIIQAYNTIKDENQICVIEGAGSPVELNIKQDDIVNMGLAEMVDAPVILVADIDRGGVFASIYGTISLMEPEERARVKGVIINKFRGNVDILKPGLEKIEELTGVPILGVMPYFELDIEDEDGVTEKFNKIKSKTADITVSVIKLKHISNFTDIDALLANKDVNVNYVTSFHELGNEDLIIIPGSKNTIDDLKDIKEKGIAQEIIKISRKGTPIIGICGGFQILGEKVLDPYGIEGDIKELPGLGLLDIETTMEKEKVTTQYTGLLKGETGLLKGLGDIQVKGYEIHQGVTEGKEKSITLDNRLVATVKDNIFGTYLHGIFDNREFTDFILNNIREKKGLEKKNSTMTFDEYRLQELDKLEKIFRENVDMEAIYKILEEN; translated from the coding sequence ATGAAACATAAGAACATAATGGTTGTTGGGACGTCTTCAGGAGCAGGGAAGAGTATAACAGTTACAGGCTTATGTAGAGCATTTTTTAAAGATGGATACACAGTTTCACCTTTTAAATCTCAAAATATGGCACTGAACTCTTATATAACAAAAGATGGACATGAGATGGGACGAGCACAAGCTCTTCAGGCGATGGCATGTGAGATAGAAGCTCACTATACAATGAATCCTATTTTATTAAAACCCACAGGGGATAGAAGGATTCAAGTGATTGTCAATGGAAAATCTATTGGAAATATGGGAGGACTTGAATACGGAGACTATAAATCAAAGTTAAAAAAAGATATAATTCAAGCTTATAATACGATTAAAGATGAAAATCAAATATGTGTTATAGAGGGAGCAGGAAGCCCTGTAGAATTAAATATAAAGCAAGACGATATAGTAAACATGGGATTAGCTGAAATGGTTGATGCTCCTGTTATTTTAGTTGCAGATATTGATAGAGGTGGAGTTTTTGCATCAATTTATGGAACGATATCTCTTATGGAACCAGAAGAGAGAGCTAGAGTAAAAGGTGTAATTATAAATAAGTTTAGAGGAAATGTTGATATATTAAAACCAGGATTAGAAAAAATAGAGGAACTGACAGGAGTTCCAATTTTAGGAGTTATGCCATACTTTGAACTAGACATAGAGGATGAGGATGGGGTAACAGAAAAATTTAATAAAATTAAATCAAAAACGGCAGATATAACAGTTTCGGTTATAAAATTAAAACATATATCGAATTTTACAGACATTGATGCTTTACTAGCAAATAAGGATGTAAATGTTAATTATGTAACATCATTTCATGAATTAGGAAATGAAGACCTGATAATTATACCTGGATCTAAAAATACAATAGATGATTTAAAAGATATAAAAGAGAAAGGAATTGCACAAGAGATTATAAAAATTTCTAGAAAAGGAACTCCTATTATTGGGATATGTGGAGGATTTCAAATTTTAGGGGAAAAAGTGTTAGATCCATATGGAATAGAGGGAGATATAAAAGAACTTCCAGGACTAGGACTTTTAGACATAGAAACTACAATGGAAAAAGAGAAGGTAACAACACAGTATACAGGATTATTAAAAGGAGAAACAGGGTTATTAAAAGGATTAGGAGATATTCAAGTTAAAGGTTATGAGATTCACCAAGGAGTAACAGAGGGGAAAGAAAAATCTATAACTTTAGATAATCGATTAGTAGCCACAGTAAAAGATAATATTTTTGGAACATATTTACATGGAATTTTTGATAATAGAGAGTTTACTGATTTTATTTTAAACAATATAAGAGAGAAGAAAGGATTGGAAAAGAAAAATAGCACAATGACATTTGATGAATATAGACTTCAAGAGTTAGATAAGTTAGAAAAAATATTCAGAGAAAATGTGGATATGGAAGCTATTTATAAGATTTTGGAGGAGAACTAA
- the cbiD gene encoding cobalt-precorrin-5B (C(1))-methyltransferase CbiD, translated as MDKELRAGYTTGTCACVAAFVALNLLIGKDLGEKVEITTLNGVTLDIPIHSKKRGINWARGVVLKDAGDDPDVTNGIEICAKVKIVKKLPKIERAHNFDNMLIVGGRGVGLVTKKGLKVTPGKSAINPGPQEMIVKTLNPLLEEYGLKVIVTIYVPKGREKALKTFNGKLGILGGISILGSTGIVKPMSEDALTKSMFAELKVLKENSAREWVVFAFGNHGKQFCIDNNIDIEQMVVTSNYIGFMIDSAVKLGFKKIVLIGHIGKAIKVAGGIFNTHSRVADARLEIIAANAILIDEPRENILKVLEANTAEEATEYIVKKESLFNLIANKVAKRSAEFSRDNIEFQSILFNYSGDILGYSDGFYEMIEELKSE; from the coding sequence ATGGATAAAGAATTAAGAGCGGGATATACAACTGGAACATGTGCGTGTGTAGCGGCATTTGTTGCACTAAATCTTTTGATAGGAAAAGATTTGGGAGAAAAAGTTGAGATAACTACATTAAATGGAGTAACTTTAGATATACCAATACATTCAAAAAAAAGAGGAATCAATTGGGCTAGAGGTGTTGTTTTAAAAGATGCAGGAGATGACCCTGATGTTACAAACGGAATAGAAATTTGTGCTAAAGTAAAAATTGTAAAAAAATTACCCAAGATAGAAAGAGCTCATAATTTTGATAATATGTTGATAGTAGGTGGAAGAGGCGTAGGATTAGTAACAAAAAAAGGGCTTAAAGTAACACCTGGAAAATCAGCTATAAATCCAGGACCACAAGAGATGATAGTAAAAACTTTAAACCCACTTCTTGAAGAGTATGGATTAAAAGTAATAGTAACTATATATGTTCCAAAGGGAAGAGAAAAAGCTTTGAAAACTTTTAATGGGAAGTTGGGAATACTAGGTGGGATATCTATTTTGGGGTCTACTGGAATAGTTAAACCTATGAGTGAGGATGCACTTACTAAATCTATGTTTGCTGAATTAAAAGTTTTAAAAGAGAATAGTGCTAGAGAATGGGTAGTATTTGCTTTTGGAAATCATGGGAAACAATTTTGTATAGATAATAATATAGATATTGAGCAGATGGTTGTAACAAGTAACTATATCGGATTTATGATTGATAGTGCAGTAAAATTAGGATTTAAAAAAATAGTATTAATTGGACATATAGGAAAAGCTATTAAAGTAGCAGGTGGAATTTTTAACACTCATAGCAGAGTTGCTGATGCTCGTTTGGAAATAATTGCAGCAAATGCTATTTTAATAGATGAACCTAGAGAGAATATTTTGAAAGTTTTAGAAGCAAATACAGCCGAAGAAGCTACAGAATATATAGTAAAAAAAGAAAGTTTATTTAATTTAATTGCTAATAAAGTAGCTAAAAGATCAGCTGAATTTTCAAGAGATAATATAGAATTTCAATCAATTCTTTTTAATTATAGTGGAGATATATTAGGATATAGTGATGGATTTTATGAAATGATAGAGGAGTTAAAAAGTGAGTAA
- a CDS encoding glycerol dehydratase reactivase beta/small subunit family protein, giving the protein MLKNGIDIVCSNIINVIDIEEIFFGIEEEGVPYILKFLEDEKIDKESYVNGRFEIGIGINSDGEILLNQKKYTKKYILRESIESSKRNLRIFGQNAARLLKGLPLKKL; this is encoded by the coding sequence ATGCTAAAAAATGGAATAGACATAGTATGTTCAAATATTATAAATGTGATTGATATAGAGGAGATATTTTTTGGAATAGAAGAAGAGGGAGTTCCTTATATTTTAAAGTTTTTAGAAGATGAAAAGATAGATAAAGAGTCTTATGTAAATGGAAGATTTGAGATAGGAATAGGTATTAATTCAGATGGAGAGATACTTTTGAATCAAAAGAAATATACAAAAAAATATATACTAAGAGAAAGTATTGAAAGCTCTAAAAGAAATTTAAGAATTTTTGGTCAAAATGCAGCGAGACTATTAAAAGGATTGCCCTTAAAAAAATTATGA
- a CDS encoding precorrin-8X methylmutase codes for MSYIKRPQDIEIRSFEIIEEEMGEKAKEFSSTHLPIVKRVIHTTADFEYADLLEISEGAVESCLEALKKGGKIYCDTNMIANGLSKITLDKYGYSAYSLVSDKDVAAEAKERGVTRSIVGIEHAAKDPNTDIYLIGNAPTALFRLKELIDSGEVQKPALIVGVPVGFVGAAESKEILPGSGIPYIIVKGRKGGSPVAVSILHGILYQLHKREGF; via the coding sequence ATGTCATATATAAAAAGACCACAAGATATTGAAATAAGAAGTTTTGAAATAATAGAGGAAGAGATGGGAGAAAAGGCAAAAGAGTTTTCTTCAACTCATTTACCAATAGTAAAAAGAGTTATACATACAACAGCTGATTTTGAATATGCAGACCTATTAGAGATTTCAGAAGGAGCAGTTGAGTCATGTTTAGAAGCCTTAAAAAAAGGTGGTAAAATATATTGTGATACTAACATGATAGCTAATGGTTTAAGTAAAATTACTTTAGATAAATATGGATACTCAGCTTATTCTTTAGTTTCAGATAAAGATGTAGCAGCTGAAGCTAAAGAAAGAGGAGTGACTAGATCAATAGTAGGAATAGAACACGCAGCGAAAGATCCTAATACAGATATATATCTAATTGGAAATGCACCAACAGCTCTATTTAGATTGAAAGAACTTATTGATTCTGGTGAGGTTCAAAAACCCGCTTTAATAGTTGGGGTTCCTGTAGGATTTGTAGGAGCGGCTGAATCAAAAGAGATTCTACCTGGAAGTGGAATACCATATATTATTGTAAAAGGTAGAAAAGGAGGAAGTCCTGTAGCTGTTTCAATACTTCATGGAATTTTATATCAGTTGCATAAGAGAGAAGGATTTTAA
- a CDS encoding cobyrinate a,c-diamide synthase encodes MKGFVLAGTRSGIGKTTVSMGLMATFEDVAPFKVGPDYIDPSFHKFITGNKSYNLDLFLMGEEGVKYSFEKHSKEISIVEGVMGLYDGLGNSLDNYSTAHLSRVLNLPVILVVDAAGKSTSIAAEVLGYKNLDPRVNIAGVIINKVNSEKLYEMLKDAIENYTGISCLGYLKKDENLGISSRHLGLLQADEVEDLKEKKEILKEEIKKTIDLKKIEEIANLQKSEKNVDIFKDIENLYVGLKVGVAKDKAFSFYYEDNLELLQRMGIELVEFSPIKDKKIPQVDLLYFGGGYPENYLEDLSNNKEFLNSLKEFHESGGHIYGECGGFMYLSQGIKTLEEKSYSMAQLIDCSVRMTGRLFISRFGYVDVAFGELNGKAHEFHYSTIDEMGSDERVFKLRKSDGREWLCGYKNKNLIAGYPHLHFFKNLDILKQMLEGAKKCHI; translated from the coding sequence ATGAAAGGGTTTGTTTTAGCAGGAACAAGAAGTGGAATAGGAAAAACTACAGTATCTATGGGACTAATGGCTACTTTTGAAGATGTGGCTCCATTTAAAGTAGGGCCTGATTATATAGACCCCAGTTTTCATAAATTTATAACGGGAAATAAAAGTTATAATTTAGATTTGTTTTTAATGGGAGAAGAGGGCGTAAAGTATAGTTTTGAAAAGCATAGTAAAGAAATATCTATTGTTGAAGGTGTTATGGGGCTTTATGATGGTTTAGGAAATTCTTTAGATAATTATAGTACAGCTCATTTATCTAGAGTTTTAAATTTACCAGTTATCTTAGTAGTAGATGCAGCAGGAAAAAGTACAAGTATTGCAGCAGAAGTCTTAGGATATAAAAATTTAGATCCAAGAGTTAATATAGCTGGAGTTATAATAAATAAAGTAAATAGTGAAAAACTCTATGAAATGTTAAAAGATGCTATAGAAAATTATACAGGAATATCATGTCTAGGATATTTAAAAAAAGATGAAAATTTAGGAATTAGTAGTAGACACTTAGGATTACTTCAAGCAGATGAAGTTGAGGATTTAAAAGAAAAAAAAGAGATTTTAAAAGAAGAGATAAAAAAAACTATTGATTTAAAAAAGATAGAAGAGATAGCTAATCTACAAAAATCAGAAAAAAATGTAGATATTTTTAAAGATATAGAGAATCTATATGTAGGATTAAAAGTAGGAGTAGCTAAAGACAAAGCATTTTCATTTTACTACGAGGATAATTTAGAACTTTTACAAAGAATGGGAATAGAACTTGTAGAGTTTTCACCTATAAAAGATAAAAAAATACCTCAGGTTGATTTACTATATTTTGGTGGAGGATATCCAGAAAATTATTTAGAAGATTTATCGAATAATAAGGAGTTTTTAAACTCTTTAAAAGAATTTCATGAGTCTGGAGGACATATTTATGGAGAATGTGGAGGATTTATGTATCTTAGCCAAGGAATAAAAACCTTGGAGGAGAAAAGTTATTCTATGGCACAATTAATTGATTGTAGTGTAAGAATGACTGGAAGACTTTTTATTAGCAGATTTGGATATGTAGATGTAGCTTTTGGTGAGTTAAATGGAAAAGCTCATGAATTTCATTATTCAACTATAGATGAAATGGGTAGTGATGAAAGAGTATTTAAACTTAGAAAAAGTGATGGTAGAGAGTGGCTATGTGGTTATAAAAATAAAAATCTTATAGCAGGTTATCCACATTTACATTTTTTTAAAAACTTAGATATATTAAAGCAGATGTTAGAAGGAGCAAAGAAATGTCATATATAA
- the cobD gene encoding threonine-phosphate decarboxylase CobD, translated as MDLHGGNIYKLKRDNGIEVLDYSSNINPLGVPSSFKKAVIENFETLEKYPDIDYVELRTAIGNYNNCHIDNVVVGNGATEVLFLYMKAVKAKKVLIIAPTFAEYERAARAAGRDVKFFPLSKDFSLNENMLLDFITDEDVVVMCNPNNPTGKFQNLEKIKKLADFLERKNKKLFIDEAFIEFVDNWKDKTAFLLKHKNVFILRALTKFFALPGVRLGYGLTYDEAILNEIKNIREPWSVNGVAEIAGKTMLLDTLYIHETENWIKKEKLWFYEELCKIDNIEVTPTETNFILVKLLNDNAKSFRKKMIENGVLVRDASNFMFLDESYIRLAIKDRKKNEQVLEALRRVLK; from the coding sequence ATGGATTTACATGGTGGAAATATATATAAACTAAAAAGAGATAATGGGATAGAAGTTTTAGATTATAGTTCTAATATAAATCCCTTAGGAGTTCCAAGTAGTTTTAAAAAGGCAGTTATAGAAAATTTTGAAACTTTAGAAAAATATCCAGATATAGACTACGTGGAGTTAAGGACAGCTATTGGAAATTACAATAATTGTCATATAGATAATGTAGTTGTAGGAAATGGTGCTACAGAGGTTCTATTTCTATATATGAAGGCAGTAAAAGCTAAAAAGGTTTTAATAATTGCACCAACTTTCGCAGAGTATGAAAGAGCTGCTAGAGCTGCAGGAAGAGATGTTAAATTTTTTCCGTTGAGCAAAGATTTTTCTTTAAATGAAAATATGTTATTAGACTTTATAACAGATGAAGATGTTGTCGTTATGTGTAATCCAAATAATCCAACAGGAAAATTTCAGAATCTTGAAAAAATAAAAAAACTAGCTGATTTTTTAGAAAGAAAAAATAAAAAATTATTTATAGATGAAGCTTTTATAGAGTTTGTTGATAATTGGAAAGATAAAACTGCATTTTTGTTAAAACATAAAAATGTATTCATTTTAAGAGCTCTAACTAAGTTTTTTGCACTTCCAGGAGTTAGATTAGGATATGGATTAACTTATGACGAAGCAATATTAAATGAAATAAAAAATATCAGAGAACCTTGGAGTGTTAATGGAGTAGCTGAAATAGCAGGAAAAACCATGCTTTTAGATACTTTATATATACATGAAACAGAAAATTGGATAAAAAAAGAAAAATTATGGTTTTATGAAGAGTTATGTAAAATAGATAATATAGAAGTAACTCCAACAGAAACTAACTTTATATTAGTAAAGTTATTAAACGATAATGCTAAAAGTTTCAGAAAAAAAATGATAGAGAATGGCGTTTTAGTAAGAGATGCTTCCAACTTTATGTTTTTAGATGAAAGTTATATAAGATTAGCAATAAAAGATAGAAAGAAAAATGAGCAAGTTTTAGAGGCTTTAAGGAGAGTGCTGAAATAA
- a CDS encoding PocR ligand-binding domain-containing protein, with product MLHKYKKELLKIQEEIVDMTKMAVVIVDDEGNYLTEKSNYSEFCKIFRKNKELSSFCEKCDVKALSKAFLSLKPYIYRCHAGLVDMIIPIIYQSELIGAFLVGQILLEDEETFELEDILVENVGKEFNIKKIVENYGFLKKVKYNELQSIASILHYTSVYISDCIKSKKWYNHIIENNIKEERVEYSHSQISSAVTYINENIKENIHLEDVAGLCNLSISQFSRVFKRETGKTFKEYILIKKIEKAKHFLEITSKSLSEISNEIGIEDSSYFTKVFKKYERICPKEYRDLFQK from the coding sequence ATGCTTCATAAATATAAAAAAGAACTATTAAAAATTCAGGAAGAGATAGTAGATATGACTAAAATGGCTGTAGTAATTGTAGATGATGAAGGCAATTATTTAACGGAAAAAAGTAACTACTCAGAGTTTTGTAAGATTTTTAGAAAAAATAAAGAGCTTAGTTCGTTTTGTGAAAAATGTGATGTAAAAGCTTTAAGTAAAGCATTTTTATCATTAAAACCATATATTTATAGATGCCATGCTGGATTAGTAGATATGATAATCCCTATTATTTATCAAAGTGAATTAATAGGAGCATTTTTAGTTGGTCAAATACTTTTAGAAGATGAAGAAACGTTTGAATTAGAGGATATATTAGTTGAAAATGTAGGAAAAGAGTTTAATATAAAAAAAATTGTTGAAAATTATGGCTTTCTAAAAAAAGTGAAATATAATGAACTCCAGAGTATTGCAAGTATTTTACATTATACATCAGTTTATATAAGTGACTGTATTAAAAGTAAGAAATGGTATAATCATATTATTGAAAATAATATAAAAGAGGAGAGAGTAGAATATAGCCATTCTCAAATCTCTTCAGCAGTAACTTATATAAATGAAAATATTAAAGAAAATATTCATTTAGAAGATGTAGCAGGATTATGTAATTTAAGTATTTCTCAATTTAGTAGAGTTTTTAAACGAGAAACAGGAAAAACTTTTAAAGAATATATTCTTATAAAAAAAATTGAGAAGGCTAAACATTTTTTAGAGATTACGAGTAAGTCTTTATCAGAAATATCAAATGAAATAGGAATTGAAGATAGTAGCTATTTTACAAAAGTTTTTAAAAAATATGAAAGAATTTGTCCTAAAGAATATAGAGATCTTTTTCAAAAATAA